From Acidobacteriota bacterium, a single genomic window includes:
- a CDS encoding ABC transporter permease → MKFRRLVQANLFRKKVRLLLTLGSFTVALFLFAFLAVVREAFTRGGTIASASRLVTINRVSIIQPLPLSYRDKIAVLQGVQAVTHYNWFGGVYQDPKNFFPQFAIDPENQHKVIPELIVPDGQWNTFLKDQQGAIVGARTAERFGWKVGDRISIKAPPYLGSQAWQFNIDGIYHGQRQTDDESQFWFQWKYFERNVSASFKDMTGWYAVKLDSPDDAQRVAKAIDAEFANSPYETKTDTESQFAASWVNQMGNIKFLILSIGSVVFFTLLLVTGNTMAISVRERTGELAILKAIGFKNATVLLMVLAEALAIASVGAVLGLGLATLAIPVLGAALNGLLPNLILSKSMVVAGIGFALATGILSGLLPGIGAMRLRVVNALRRI, encoded by the coding sequence ATGAAATTTCGCCGGCTGGTTCAAGCCAATTTGTTTCGCAAGAAAGTGCGGCTGCTCCTTACTCTCGGGTCATTTACTGTGGCGCTTTTTCTTTTTGCCTTTCTTGCTGTCGTGAGGGAGGCCTTTACGCGTGGCGGGACCATTGCCAGCGCCAGCCGCCTCGTCACCATCAACCGCGTCTCCATCATTCAGCCCCTGCCGCTCTCTTATCGCGACAAGATTGCAGTCCTTCAGGGTGTTCAAGCCGTCACGCACTACAATTGGTTTGGCGGGGTCTACCAGGACCCCAAAAATTTCTTTCCGCAGTTTGCGATCGATCCGGAAAATCAGCATAAGGTCATCCCGGAGCTCATCGTTCCCGACGGCCAGTGGAACACCTTTCTCAAGGACCAGCAGGGAGCGATTGTGGGCGCCCGTACGGCTGAGCGCTTCGGGTGGAAGGTGGGCGATCGCATTTCCATCAAGGCCCCTCCCTACCTTGGGAGTCAGGCGTGGCAATTCAACATCGACGGGATCTATCACGGCCAGCGCCAGACGGACGACGAATCCCAATTCTGGTTCCAGTGGAAGTACTTCGAACGGAATGTATCTGCCTCGTTCAAAGACATGACTGGATGGTATGCCGTCAAGCTCGACTCGCCGGACGACGCTCAGCGCGTGGCTAAAGCCATCGACGCGGAGTTTGCCAATTCACCTTATGAAACCAAAACCGATACCGAATCCCAGTTCGCAGCGAGTTGGGTCAACCAGATGGGCAACATTAAATTCCTAATCCTCAGCATCGGAAGCGTTGTCTTTTTCACCTTGCTTCTGGTGACGGGGAACACCATGGCGATCTCCGTGCGCGAGCGCACGGGAGAGCTTGCCATCCTCAAGGCCATCGGATTTAAAAACGCCACAGTGCTCCTCATGGTGCTCGCCGAAGCTCTGGCCATAGCCTCTGTGGGGGCAGTGCTCGGACTGGGTTTGGCCACACTCGCCATTCCCGTTCTGGGGGCCGCACTGAATGGTTTGCTGCCAAACCTGATTCTATCCAAGTCCATGGTAGTCGCGGGCATCGGCTTCGCGCTTGCCACGGGTATACTGAGCGGTCTTCTGCCTGGTATTGGCGCAATGCGGCTGCGCGTGGTAAACGCGCTTCGGAGAATTTGA
- a CDS encoding DUF362 domain-containing protein, with the protein MMATTMPLRRKTGDFDMSSRREFLKASALLSGSLGLIGQTPVFAAEEKPSGYFGVHPFVDQHPEAVFIMRTHVDHKKNSAACKQAGLDLGHSLFVPMDNTGIPLTHIIAAKPNITAHDPVDKKRGLTLDDTMGITTDASFVEGLFNSLKDLGVAGAKMNVRDTNGARVAGPRGYVAMGERTGATVLPARNNIRTPDDANDAEAYVWKEVPEGVVSYQVPYLWPFNSHDSWNLNVAKFKAHEMGMTLSAKNWQGAHAQPFQQYCGNWRNIRAIQGLEQVIEKEIINPHVYETVGEIFKRHTRTIPRWSTPDFTQDPSGDNQQYYYNAMCMELWAQRTIDNHSASSIGLHIVEGIYGRDGDFNWGPNPYGNEDNFDGKAWDYMTNIVIFGKNPYLVDIVGHWLGGHEPGNFGLFHIAMERGKLDLLDPMKIPVYEWLDGVAVRRPLTGFTRTPLRTFYLQQREKEPLWHLCNEQFDYSLVAEKKLAIPAKPATRALNQHYPNRANPRLAIEFSVPEEGWVMVEVFDESAKNLEVIFNAVCTPGYHMAAWNTSKYASGNYKYRLRYNGYGEVHDLALNKA; encoded by the coding sequence ATGATGGCAACGACGATGCCGTTACGCCGGAAGACAGGAGACTTTGATATGTCCAGTCGAAGAGAATTTCTTAAGGCTTCGGCACTGCTCTCCGGCAGCCTGGGACTTATTGGACAAACCCCTGTTTTTGCTGCCGAAGAGAAGCCGTCAGGATACTTTGGCGTGCACCCCTTTGTGGACCAGCATCCGGAAGCGGTCTTCATCATGCGGACCCATGTGGACCACAAGAAGAACTCCGCTGCGTGCAAGCAGGCAGGCCTTGATCTCGGCCACTCGCTGTTTGTTCCCATGGACAACACCGGCATTCCGCTGACGCACATTATCGCGGCCAAGCCAAACATCACCGCACACGATCCGGTCGACAAGAAGAGAGGATTGACCCTCGATGACACAATGGGCATCACTACTGATGCCTCCTTCGTGGAGGGTCTATTTAATTCTTTGAAAGATCTCGGAGTGGCAGGGGCAAAAATGAACGTCCGCGACACAAATGGGGCCCGAGTTGCAGGCCCCCGAGGATACGTCGCCATGGGCGAGCGGACCGGTGCGACGGTACTCCCGGCGAGAAATAACATCCGGACGCCGGACGACGCGAATGATGCCGAAGCCTACGTCTGGAAAGAGGTCCCCGAGGGCGTGGTCAGCTACCAGGTTCCGTACCTGTGGCCTTTCAACTCACACGATTCGTGGAACCTGAATGTGGCGAAATTCAAGGCCCACGAAATGGGCATGACCCTCTCTGCCAAGAACTGGCAGGGCGCCCATGCTCAACCCTTTCAGCAATATTGTGGCAACTGGCGGAATATCCGGGCAATACAGGGACTCGAGCAGGTGATTGAGAAGGAAATCATCAATCCGCACGTTTATGAGACGGTCGGTGAGATTTTCAAGCGCCACACGCGCACCATTCCCCGATGGAGCACTCCGGATTTCACGCAAGATCCATCAGGCGACAATCAGCAGTACTACTACAACGCCATGTGCATGGAGTTGTGGGCACAGCGGACCATCGACAACCATTCGGCTTCTTCGATAGGTCTGCATATCGTCGAGGGCATTTACGGGCGTGACGGCGACTTCAACTGGGGGCCCAATCCCTACGGCAACGAGGACAACTTTGACGGAAAAGCCTGGGACTACATGACGAACATCGTTATCTTCGGCAAGAACCCCTACCTCGTCGATATCGTAGGCCACTGGCTTGGCGGTCATGAGCCCGGGAACTTCGGCCTGTTCCACATTGCTATGGAACGCGGCAAGCTCGACCTGCTGGATCCGATGAAAATTCCCGTCTATGAATGGCTGGATGGCGTGGCCGTGCGGCGGCCCCTCACTGGCTTCACGCGTACGCCACTGCGCACTTTCTACCTGCAGCAGCGAGAGAAAGAACCGCTGTGGCACCTATGCAACGAGCAGTTTGACTATTCCTTGGTAGCCGAAAAGAAACTCGCCATTCCAGCAAAGCCGGCGACTCGCGCGCTGAACCAACACTACCCCAATCGGGCCAATCCGCGGCTGGCCATCGAGTTCAGCGTTCCGGAAGAAGGATGGGTAATGGTAGAGGTCTTTGACGAGAGTGCGAAAAATCTGGAAGTAATCTTCAACGCCGTCTGCACGCCGGGTTACCACATGGCTGCATGGAACACATCGAAATACGCTTCCGGCAACTATAAATACCGCCTTCGCTACAACGGCTACGGCGAAGTGCATGACCTGGCCCTGAACAAGGCATGA
- a CDS encoding carbon-nitrogen hydrolase family protein encodes MSNRVNRRDFLKGSAAGASALAAGFTGSADMAAGPPQAETGQTNSSANTVGRPVRVISIGFHAGRPLEEIVQLVDEQGAKGADIIAIPETCRGLNKTTREPLDGPTVTAMSRLARKHHTYIVCPIDRQHGEQHSNSAVLLDRSGKVVSIYDKIFPVWQQECVPLDVVPGKQVKVYDADFGRVGFAICFDVNWAPLWEGLANHGAELVIWPSAYSAGRSLQAQAILYNYYIVSATWCPDCHVFDIDGEKLIHDEHNHDAKTNITRVTLDLDRCIFHQDLNYPEKLHKLLAERGEDVAQEKWMPLEGWFVLIAKKPGVSARKLAAEYGLEELRHYINRSQCEIDKCRGWEFS; translated from the coding sequence ATGTCGAATCGCGTTAACCGAAGGGATTTCCTCAAGGGTTCGGCCGCGGGAGCCTCGGCGCTTGCCGCCGGGTTTACCGGCTCTGCTGATATGGCCGCGGGCCCCCCGCAGGCCGAAACCGGCCAGACGAACTCTTCAGCCAACACCGTTGGCCGTCCGGTGCGCGTGATTAGCATTGGTTTTCACGCCGGGCGTCCGCTTGAAGAAATTGTGCAACTGGTGGACGAGCAGGGAGCGAAGGGGGCCGACATCATTGCTATCCCGGAAACCTGCCGCGGCCTGAACAAAACTACTCGAGAGCCGCTCGATGGCCCCACCGTCACTGCCATGTCTCGACTGGCCCGCAAACATCACACTTACATCGTTTGCCCCATCGACCGCCAGCATGGAGAGCAACACTCCAACTCCGCCGTGCTTCTTGACCGCTCTGGCAAGGTGGTCTCCATTTACGATAAGATTTTCCCCGTCTGGCAGCAGGAGTGCGTGCCGCTTGACGTGGTGCCCGGCAAACAGGTGAAGGTTTACGACGCCGATTTTGGCCGCGTCGGCTTCGCTATCTGTTTTGACGTGAACTGGGCGCCCTTGTGGGAAGGGTTGGCCAACCACGGAGCTGAATTGGTGATCTGGCCGAGCGCGTATTCAGCAGGACGCTCGCTCCAGGCGCAGGCTATCCTTTACAACTACTATATTGTCAGCGCGACGTGGTGTCCCGATTGCCACGTCTTTGACATCGACGGAGAGAAGCTCATCCACGACGAGCACAACCACGACGCCAAAACCAACATTACGCGCGTGACCCTTGACCTCGATCGATGCATCTTCCATCAGGACTTGAACTATCCGGAAAAACTCCACAAGCTTCTTGCGGAGCGCGGTGAAGACGTCGCGCAGGAAAAGTGGATGCCGCTCGAGGGGTGGTTTGTACTGATAGCGAAAAAACCAGGAGTGAGCGCTCGCAAGCTGGCTGCCGAATACGGCCTGGAAGAACTCCGCCACTACATCAATCGCAGCCAGTGCGAGATTGATAAGTGCCGCGGCTGGGAATTTTCCTGA
- a CDS encoding ABC transporter ATP-binding protein → MASVNNNGSSSALILVRGLNKAYRRGGEEIQVLQGLNLDVDRGDFVAFMGPSGSGKTTLLNLLGGLDVPTAGTVSVAGDEITHMSSGRLTDWRARHVGFIFQMYNLIPVLTAYQNVELPLLLTRLSKSERRQHVETALSIVALAERMHHFPRQLSGGQEQRVAIARAIVSDPTFLLCDEPTGDLDRRSADEIMALIEELVNKHGKTVLMVTHDPVVAARAHTLLHLEKGVLVEAAKTGQSVVAGGGE, encoded by the coding sequence ATGGCCAGCGTCAATAATAATGGCAGTTCCAGCGCCCTGATTCTGGTTCGGGGCCTCAACAAGGCATATCGGCGCGGCGGGGAGGAGATTCAGGTACTGCAGGGCCTCAACCTCGACGTGGACCGGGGCGACTTTGTCGCTTTCATGGGGCCCAGCGGCTCCGGCAAGACAACGCTGCTCAATCTGCTGGGCGGCCTTGACGTTCCTACAGCGGGGACCGTTTCCGTGGCCGGCGATGAGATCACTCACATGTCTTCAGGCAGGCTTACCGATTGGCGCGCTCGCCACGTTGGCTTCATTTTCCAGATGTACAACCTCATCCCGGTTCTCACGGCATATCAGAACGTCGAGCTGCCGCTGCTCCTGACTCGGCTATCCAAGTCTGAGCGCCGCCAGCATGTTGAAACAGCGCTATCCATCGTAGCGCTTGCAGAGCGCATGCACCATTTTCCCCGGCAGCTTTCCGGGGGGCAGGAGCAACGCGTAGCCATCGCTCGCGCCATTGTTTCAGATCCGACGTTTCTGCTCTGCGACGAGCCGACGGGTGACCTCGACCGCCGGAGCGCCGACGAAATCATGGCGCTCATCGAAGAACTCGTCAACAAACACGGCAAGACCGTCCTGATGGTTACGCACGATCCCGTCGTCGCCGCCCGGGCGCACACTTTGCTCCATTTAGAGAAAGGGGTGTTGGTTGAAGCCGCGAAGACGGGCCAAAGCGTCGTAGCCGGAGGTGGAGAATGA
- a CDS encoding twin-arginine translocation signal domain-containing protein, which produces MSHESQKPDVTRRDFLKTGAKAGAAGLTAFSGITFITKPERVFGANDRVNLAVCGVRGRGMDHIRSFGRLPNATLAALCDVDENILDQRLANIEKMGKPRPRRFVDCRKVMEDKSIDAVSVATPDHWHSLIGIYACQAGKDVYVEKPVSHAWFDGYQLVKAAQKYDRVVQMGAQSRSNEAIQEAVKHLNDGLIGEVYLARGLCYKWRDTIGHTSVSAVPAGVHYDLWLGPAPDTPFTRNRFHYNWHWFWDFGSGDLGNQGIHEVDICRWGLGVDYPSKITALGGKFMFNDDQETPNVINCAYEFKRPDGSTRMMEFEVRGWETNHEAGIGAGGFKSGGVPAAGLVGSRQRKRAEDTIGNIFYGSKGYLAIQGYDSYKTWLGPNQEPGPEANGKGDHFANFVNAVIAHKKQDLTAPVEEGHKSTLLVNLANVSYRLGRTINFDGATESIVGDEEASTMLHGAFRAPFTVPENV; this is translated from the coding sequence ATGTCTCATGAATCGCAGAAGCCGGACGTCACCCGGCGGGACTTTCTCAAGACCGGCGCCAAGGCCGGTGCCGCCGGGCTTACGGCTTTCAGCGGGATTACATTCATCACCAAACCCGAGCGGGTGTTTGGCGCGAATGATCGCGTGAACCTGGCGGTCTGCGGCGTCAGAGGGCGGGGAATGGACCATATTCGTTCGTTCGGTCGTCTGCCCAACGCCACGCTCGCCGCGCTATGCGACGTGGATGAAAACATTCTGGACCAGCGGTTGGCGAATATCGAAAAAATGGGGAAGCCGCGCCCCAGGAGGTTTGTTGACTGCCGCAAGGTGATGGAAGATAAATCCATTGATGCTGTTTCCGTCGCCACGCCTGATCATTGGCATTCATTAATTGGAATCTATGCTTGCCAGGCGGGAAAAGATGTCTACGTGGAAAAGCCCGTCTCGCATGCCTGGTTTGATGGGTACCAACTGGTGAAGGCTGCTCAAAAATACGACCGCGTCGTTCAGATGGGTGCGCAGAGCCGCTCCAACGAGGCCATCCAGGAAGCCGTCAAGCACCTTAATGACGGCCTGATCGGCGAAGTTTACCTGGCACGCGGACTTTGCTACAAGTGGCGCGACACCATCGGTCATACGTCTGTTTCAGCCGTTCCCGCCGGCGTACACTATGACCTGTGGCTGGGTCCGGCGCCTGACACGCCATTCACCAGGAACCGCTTCCACTACAACTGGCACTGGTTCTGGGATTTCGGAAGCGGCGACCTGGGCAACCAGGGCATCCATGAAGTGGACATTTGCCGCTGGGGCTTGGGCGTCGATTATCCGTCAAAGATCACGGCCCTGGGCGGAAAGTTCATGTTCAACGATGACCAGGAAACGCCCAATGTCATCAACTGCGCCTACGAATTCAAGCGGCCTGACGGCTCAACTCGCATGATGGAATTTGAAGTGCGCGGCTGGGAGACTAATCACGAAGCGGGCATCGGCGCTGGCGGATTCAAGAGCGGCGGCGTTCCGGCGGCTGGCCTGGTGGGCAGTCGCCAGCGAAAGCGCGCCGAGGACACGATCGGAAACATCTTTTACGGATCGAAAGGATATCTTGCCATCCAGGGTTACGATTCCTACAAAACATGGCTCGGGCCAAACCAGGAGCCGGGGCCGGAGGCAAACGGCAAGGGAGACCACTTCGCGAACTTTGTCAACGCTGTGATTGCCCACAAGAAGCAGGACCTGACAGCCCCTGTGGAGGAGGGCCACAAGTCCACGCTTCTGGTGAACCTGGCCAACGTCTCCTATCGGCTGGGCCGAACTATCAACTTCGACGGCGCCACGGAGAGCATCGTCGGCGACGAAGAGGCCAGCACCATGTTGCATGGAGCCTTCCGCGCGCCCTTCACGGTGCCGGAAAACGTTTAG
- a CDS encoding alpha-L-fucosidase: MNKIYPRVRASYITYGLSILILSVFASFLLCAQTGTQNFTDLSPSPQQVEWQDLEIGVIVHFGLNTFTDKEWGSGKIDPSLFNPTQFDPNQWVEAAQAAGAKYLVFVAKHHDGFCLFPTELTKYSVASSPWENGHGDVVRAVEEACRQHGMKFGIYLSPWDRHEPSYSSNAEYDKFYQGLMEELLTRYGPIEEFWLDGAGSEGHVYDFDSYLHLLRVYQPNALVFADVGFMKWGDIRWVGNEAGFAPEENWEVIDRAGYLRWRPAECDTPLHKSHWFWHPNDAQSLKTVAELMKIYDNSVGHGCQLMLGIAPDEEGLLPVLDAQRLREFGQEIQRIYTHNLALEGMPSSDVGGNPRAAFDNNPDSFWVAPSHTYHAALEVRFQNPIAFDRTVAMEWLNRGQNIESYEIQAWAQASGWKTLYRGTSIGHKKIDIFPETTAKAVRLNILMSSHTPAIREFQIYDGHGAP; this comes from the coding sequence ATGAACAAAATATATCCTCGAGTACGCGCCAGCTATATTACTTATGGTTTGTCGATCCTGATCCTGTCGGTCTTTGCTAGCTTTCTTCTTTGCGCACAGACAGGGACGCAAAATTTTACCGACCTTTCTCCCAGCCCTCAGCAGGTTGAATGGCAGGACCTCGAGATTGGCGTGATCGTCCATTTCGGCTTGAACACTTTTACAGACAAGGAATGGGGCAGTGGAAAGATTGATCCGTCCCTTTTTAATCCCACACAATTTGATCCCAATCAGTGGGTTGAAGCGGCGCAGGCGGCCGGGGCAAAGTACCTGGTGTTCGTCGCCAAGCATCATGACGGTTTCTGCCTTTTTCCCACGGAATTGACAAAATACAGCGTGGCCAGCAGCCCTTGGGAAAACGGTCATGGAGATGTGGTGCGGGCTGTAGAAGAGGCCTGCAGGCAGCACGGCATGAAGTTCGGTATCTACCTCTCACCCTGGGACCGGCACGAACCTTCCTACAGCTCCAACGCGGAGTATGACAAGTTTTATCAGGGATTGATGGAAGAGCTCCTGACGCGTTACGGACCCATCGAGGAGTTCTGGCTCGACGGGGCTGGCAGCGAAGGCCACGTCTACGATTTCGATTCGTACCTCCACCTGCTGCGCGTCTATCAGCCCAACGCGCTGGTTTTTGCCGACGTCGGGTTCATGAAGTGGGGTGACATCCGGTGGGTGGGTAACGAAGCTGGCTTCGCGCCCGAGGAAAACTGGGAAGTGATTGACCGCGCGGGCTACCTGCGCTGGCGGCCTGCGGAGTGCGATACGCCGCTCCACAAAAGCCACTGGTTCTGGCACCCGAATGACGCGCAATCGCTCAAGACGGTTGCCGAATTGATGAAAATCTATGACAACTCCGTAGGCCACGGATGCCAGCTGATGTTGGGCATTGCGCCTGACGAAGAAGGCCTTCTGCCGGTGCTTGACGCGCAGCGGTTGCGCGAATTTGGCCAGGAAATCCAGAGAATTTACACTCACAACCTGGCGTTGGAGGGAATGCCGTCTTCAGATGTGGGTGGAAACCCTCGCGCTGCCTTTGACAACAATCCGGACTCGTTCTGGGTGGCGCCATCGCACACCTATCACGCTGCCTTGGAAGTGCGCTTCCAGAACCCGATCGCGTTCGACCGCACCGTTGCCATGGAATGGCTGAACCGTGGCCAGAACATTGAAAGCTACGAAATACAGGCATGGGCGCAGGCAAGCGGCTGGAAAACACTATATCGAGGCACAAGCATCGGCCATAAGAAAATTGATATTTTCCCCGAGACAACAGCCAAGGCAGTCCGGCTCAACATCCTGATGTCCTCCCACACGCCGGCCATTCGCGAGTTTCAGATTTACGATGGCCACGGCGCGCCCTAG
- a CDS encoding efflux RND transporter periplasmic adaptor subunit: protein MPTGDLSSLTIRDSARSKGVGGRILRILSASLGVLVLVIGGVLAFRTKTPGVEVAGALPANDPQAETLLNASGYVTPRRRSTVAAKITGRVTGVFFDEGMSVRDGQILATLDDSDARRALNAAIADRNASRAAIADLEVQLKYAEIQLRRAQELFSEKVQSQEALDAARTNDDSLKAKILLAGNQVTASEARVLEALQGVDNCVIRAPFGGIVVSKDAQVGEMVSPISAGGGFTRTGIATIVDMNSNEIEVDVNEAYIARVYRGQKVMATLDAYPDWHIPCRVRTVIPTADRDKGTVKVRISFDKLDPKILPDMGVKVAFLNGAEAAKKSKSKGSTARAIIPQTAVRGAGTESYVFAVRDGRIERHAVTLGRTISRDVEVMAGINPGDELVVRGPENLKDGMKVEIRQ, encoded by the coding sequence ATGCCTACTGGAGACCTCTCATCGCTTACGATCCGTGATTCGGCCCGCTCGAAAGGAGTGGGGGGCAGGATTCTGCGGATTTTGTCAGCCTCTTTAGGCGTGCTGGTTCTTGTCATTGGAGGCGTTCTGGCGTTTCGCACAAAGACGCCAGGCGTGGAAGTTGCAGGCGCGCTTCCGGCAAATGATCCACAGGCGGAAACGTTGCTGAACGCCAGCGGCTATGTAACCCCTCGACGGCGCTCGACCGTTGCCGCGAAGATTACGGGGCGCGTCACTGGAGTGTTTTTCGATGAAGGCATGAGTGTGAGGGATGGGCAGATTCTCGCCACTCTTGACGATTCAGACGCCAGGCGCGCGCTCAACGCCGCCATAGCTGACCGCAACGCCTCCCGGGCCGCTATTGCCGATCTTGAGGTCCAACTCAAGTATGCGGAGATTCAATTGCGCCGCGCTCAGGAGCTTTTTTCCGAGAAAGTCCAGAGCCAGGAGGCGCTCGATGCCGCGCGCACGAATGACGATAGCCTGAAGGCTAAAATTCTTCTGGCAGGGAATCAAGTGACCGCCTCCGAAGCACGAGTCCTGGAAGCTCTGCAAGGAGTGGACAATTGCGTCATCCGCGCTCCTTTTGGCGGAATTGTGGTTTCGAAAGACGCACAAGTGGGCGAAATGGTCTCGCCGATTTCCGCCGGCGGCGGCTTTACCCGCACCGGCATCGCCACCATCGTGGACATGAACTCAAATGAAATAGAAGTTGATGTCAACGAGGCCTATATCGCCAGAGTTTATCGCGGGCAGAAAGTTATGGCTACGCTCGACGCCTACCCTGACTGGCACATTCCCTGCCGTGTCCGTACGGTAATTCCGACTGCCGACCGGGATAAAGGAACTGTCAAAGTGCGCATCTCATTTGACAAACTCGACCCCAAAATCCTTCCAGATATGGGAGTGAAAGTCGCTTTCCTGAACGGAGCCGAGGCGGCGAAAAAGTCCAAATCTAAAGGGTCGACTGCCCGAGCGATCATCCCGCAGACTGCTGTGCGCGGGGCTGGTACAGAATCCTATGTCTTTGCCGTGCGCGACGGAAGAATTGAGCGCCATGCTGTCACGCTGGGGCGTACGATATCGCGTGATGTTGAAGTCATGGCCGGCATCAACCCAGGCGATGAGCTCGTGGTGCGGGGTCCGGAAAATTTGAAAGACGGAATGAAAGTTGAAATTCGGCAATAG
- a CDS encoding FtsX-like permease family protein, protein MIAIPVIYNFRSAKARWTSAIVAVLGIAGTVGVFVAMLALARGFRATLVSSGSVDNAIILRAGSNSEMESGISLDNINILQDEPGVAREKGQPLITSEVVVIAPFPLRPTNTDANVQVRGVSPNVLAVRPNVKIIEGRMFRSGLAELVVGRNAVKSYAGMSVGNKVRFGGGEWVITGVFDAGGSAFDSEVWCDAHVLDGVYKRPANVFQSATVHLSSPDAFQKFKDSVSKDPRLNVDVSREIDYYAKQSQAFTRLITILGGLVAGVMAIGAVFGALNTMYSAVAERTREIAVMRALGFGAAAVVFSFLIEALLIAFVGGALGCIAVLPLDGFTTGAMNWQTFSHLAFAFKITPNLMAGGIIFALGMGIVGGSLPAIHAARQPIVKALREL, encoded by the coding sequence ATGATAGCCATCCCCGTTATCTATAACTTTCGCAGTGCGAAGGCCCGCTGGACATCCGCCATCGTTGCCGTGCTGGGCATTGCCGGAACCGTCGGCGTGTTTGTAGCCATGCTGGCGCTGGCAAGAGGATTTCGTGCCACGCTTGTCTCCTCGGGTTCGGTGGACAATGCCATCATTCTGCGCGCCGGCTCCAATTCCGAAATGGAGAGTGGTATCTCGCTCGACAACATCAATATTCTCCAGGATGAGCCGGGTGTGGCACGCGAAAAGGGACAGCCACTGATCACCTCTGAAGTGGTCGTCATCGCACCCTTCCCGCTTCGCCCGACAAACACCGACGCCAATGTGCAGGTGCGCGGCGTTTCACCCAACGTTCTCGCAGTTCGGCCCAACGTCAAAATCATCGAGGGCCGCATGTTCCGCTCCGGCCTGGCAGAACTGGTAGTGGGGCGCAACGCTGTGAAGAGTTATGCCGGCATGAGCGTGGGAAACAAAGTCCGCTTCGGCGGTGGAGAGTGGGTCATCACCGGAGTTTTTGATGCTGGAGGGTCCGCTTTTGACTCAGAAGTGTGGTGCGATGCGCATGTCCTCGACGGTGTTTATAAGCGGCCCGCCAACGTCTTCCAGTCTGCCACTGTCCATCTTTCCTCGCCAGACGCGTTCCAGAAGTTTAAGGACTCTGTCAGCAAAGATCCACGCCTTAATGTGGACGTCAGCCGGGAAATTGATTACTACGCCAAGCAGTCGCAGGCCTTCACCCGGCTGATCACCATCCTCGGCGGGCTCGTTGCCGGGGTTATGGCCATAGGCGCGGTTTTCGGCGCACTCAATACCATGTATTCCGCCGTGGCCGAGCGCACCCGCGAAATCGCCGTGATGCGGGCGTTAGGTTTCGGCGCTGCCGCAGTGGTGTTTTCATTCCTGATTGAGGCCCTGCTGATCGCTTTTGTCGGAGGGGCACTTGGATGCATTGCTGTGCTCCCCCTCGATGGCTTTACTACCGGGGCCATGAATTGGCAGACTTTTTCCCATCTGGCTTTTGCCTTTAAGATCACGCCGAACCTGATGGCAGGCGGAATCATCTTCGCGCTTGGAATGGGCATTGTGGGAGGCTCACTTCCTGCCATTCATGCCGCCCGCCAGCCCATTGTAAAGGCGTTGCGAGAGTTATAG
- a CDS encoding DUF1956 domain-containing protein, whose product MKRRASTLHFLTLTRIKHVLYMLVLYKCFVIDDWGFEMVATTTAHDQQTRKRLLEAAAELFVERGYNHVTVRDICRDAGANVAAVNYYFRDKLGLYQEVLTEIIESMNEGFKSAHDQKPGVPAEERFSHYVRTLMSHAMRNGRECRTGKLMAREMADPSPAFDLIIEKAIRPNSARVAALVTELTGLPPGDPRVGICVGCIQTQINGFTGPVAARMVPGGHFTAEIIDFIARQIVEYSLAGMRAIARQTDRPSSQARMEQSDSA is encoded by the coding sequence ATGAAAAGGCGTGCTTCAACCCTACATTTTCTAACCTTGACAAGAATTAAACACGTGTTATATATGCTTGTTTTATACAAGTGTTTTGTAATTGACGATTGGGGCTTTGAAATGGTGGCGACAACAACGGCGCATGACCAGCAGACGAGAAAGAGGCTGCTGGAAGCAGCCGCGGAGCTTTTTGTTGAGCGCGGCTACAACCACGTAACGGTCCGCGATATTTGCCGGGATGCGGGAGCTAATGTAGCTGCCGTAAACTATTACTTCCGGGACAAGCTAGGGCTCTATCAGGAAGTCCTGACTGAGATCATTGAATCCATGAACGAGGGCTTCAAATCAGCCCATGACCAAAAACCTGGCGTGCCTGCAGAAGAGAGATTTAGCCACTACGTTCGAACTCTCATGAGCCACGCCATGAGAAACGGGCGAGAGTGCCGGACCGGCAAATTAATGGCGCGCGAAATGGCCGACCCAAGTCCTGCGTTCGATCTCATTATCGAGAAGGCGATTCGACCAAATTCCGCCCGCGTTGCGGCGCTGGTCACGGAACTGACCGGTTTGCCGCCGGGCGATCCACGGGTGGGCATATGCGTCGGATGCATCCAAACTCAAATCAATGGATTCACAGGTCCGGTGGCGGCGCGTATGGTTCCTGGTGGGCATTTTACCGCGGAAATCATAGATTTCATCGCGCGCCAAATCGTGGAATACTCCCTGGCCGGGATGCGGGCTATCGCGCGACAAACCGATAGACCCTCTTCCCAGGCACGGATGGAACAGTCGGATTCGGCATAA